In Candidatus Zixiibacteriota bacterium, a single genomic region encodes these proteins:
- a CDS encoding COX15/CtaA family protein, giving the protein MKGFLRLSFITTAATYLLIFIGSLVRVSGAGLGCPDWPKCFGKWIPPVSAMELPHDIDPSLFNFTLAWIEYFNRLCGVAVGFLILATAIMAVIHYRKVPKIVYPSIIAALLVAFQGWQGGEVVASDLQPIIVSVHMGLAFIIVSLMIYVTQQAFYVENPDASKGASYPAKSHIWIGIVWLVTITQIIVGTQVRSAIEVIEENFPLLNAAEILQRVEGITLMHTAVGLLTMALVWLVGSRILRGSKNPSPIISKTIRGMMILSIVQIMIGLSLMLVGVPALMQVFHLWAASLLVGMLLLAYSELKRA; this is encoded by the coding sequence ATGAAGGGTTTCTTACGACTCTCTTTCATAACCACCGCCGCCACATATCTACTCATATTCATAGGCAGCCTTGTGAGAGTTTCCGGCGCGGGACTCGGATGTCCCGATTGGCCGAAATGTTTCGGCAAATGGATACCGCCCGTGAGTGCGATGGAGCTGCCGCATGATATTGATCCGAGCCTTTTCAATTTCACTCTCGCCTGGATCGAGTATTTCAACAGACTCTGCGGAGTCGCAGTCGGATTTCTCATACTTGCGACAGCTATCATGGCCGTCATCCACTATAGAAAAGTCCCGAAAATAGTCTATCCATCTATTATCGCCGCATTACTGGTGGCATTCCAGGGCTGGCAAGGCGGTGAGGTCGTTGCATCAGATCTGCAGCCCATTATCGTGTCGGTGCATATGGGACTTGCTTTCATAATCGTCAGTCTTATGATCTATGTCACACAGCAAGCGTTCTATGTCGAAAATCCTGACGCATCGAAAGGCGCTTCGTACCCCGCTAAATCCCACATCTGGATCGGTATCGTCTGGCTGGTCACAATAACTCAGATAATAGTCGGTACTCAGGTGAGATCTGCAATCGAGGTCATCGAGGAGAATTTCCCACTGCTGAACGCGGCGGAGATATTGCAGAGAGTTGAGGGAATCACCCTGATGCACACAGCGGTCGGACTTCTCACAATGGCTCTGGTATGGCTTGTCGGCTCTCGAATCCTGCGCGGCAGCAAGAACCCGTCGCCGATCATCAGCAAGACAATCCGGGGAATGATGATCCTCTCCATCGTTCAAATCATGATCGGGCTATCGCTAATGCTGGTCGGAGTTCCGGCGCTGATGCAGGTTTTTCATCTCTGGGCGGCGAGCCTGCTCGTCGGAATGCTGCTTCTCGCCTATTCGGAGCTGAAGAGGGCATAG
- a CDS encoding cytochrome C oxidase subunit IV family protein — protein MSASKAEHANHVLPLRLYLAVGAVLIVLTFVTVAISFIHFGGWNLVVALLIASIKATLVALFFMHLKYDSKLYLIVFLGAILFLAIFIVFTMFDTMERDQIYQIEAKPIRENAAMYDDSSRGMHSVPHDSIQPDSSQ, from the coding sequence ATGAGCGCTTCCAAAGCTGAACACGCGAATCATGTCTTGCCACTGAGACTATATCTTGCTGTCGGCGCGGTCTTGATAGTCCTCACATTTGTCACGGTAGCAATATCGTTCATACACTTCGGTGGTTGGAATCTTGTCGTTGCGCTGCTGATAGCGTCTATTAAGGCTACGCTTGTTGCGCTCTTCTTCATGCACCTCAAGTACGACAGCAAACTCTACTTGATTGTCTTCCTCGGTGCCATTCTCTTCCTGGCGATCTTTATTGTGTTCACGATGTTCGACACGATGGAGCGAGATCAAATCTATCAGATCGAAGCTAAACCGATACGTGAGAACGCCGCAATGTATGATGACTCATCCAGAGGTATGCATTCCGTCCCACACGACAGCATACAGCCAGACTCATCACAGTAA